The proteins below are encoded in one region of Pedococcus aerophilus:
- a CDS encoding NAD-glutamate dehydrogenase, producing the protein MSASLEQSRQQLLRSAAERAEHGGGEVEEFLRAYYRHVATEDLLARAPEDLLGAALAHRDLARSRPVGTAKVDVFNPDVAEQGWASGHTVVQVVTDDMPFLVDSVTAELQRMERAVHLVVHPTMLVRRDATGELEQVVLDASGSADVADSSSFGEVRESWMHLEIDRDSNSDDLRAIAEGLRGVLANVREAVEDWPKMKETCAALAVELGEKAPHGIPAAEVEQARGLLEWLAGNHFTFLGYREYALVRGPEADTLQAVQGTGLGLLRYDPTGEGVLLSEQARTVARAPELLIITKANSRATVHRNTYLDYVSVKQFDDDGVVTGEKRFLGLFTSSAYTESVTRVPVLRDKVAAIFERTGFLPDSHSGKDLLEVLENYPRDELFQADEESLYDNATAVLHLQERRKTKLFLRRDRFGRFVSALVYIPRDRYNTAVRLKMESILHQAFPGATVDYTTRVSESVLARLHFVVRVPAGESIPAVDEAVLERQLVDATRTWEEDLSEAARAEHGEEAAARLSGLYGRAFPEAYKEDFTSRVGVVDIRHMDALERDDATGLNMYQEPGAPAGERRFKLYRRSPLSLTQVLPMFTHMGVEVVDERPYEVSRGDGVDLWVYDFGLRVRNDKVWSGEGGRDRLRELFQDAVGAVWNGRAESDGFNALVLGAGLTWRQVVILRTVAKYLRQTGSTFSQDYVESALVQNLRLAGRLVALFETRFDPSRYGAADGSANVTEERGAAEAALVEEITTGLDEVKSLDHDRIIRAFLGVIQATLRTNFYQQDETGADKTYVSIKLNPKKVPDLPAPRPQFEIFVYSPRVEGVHLRFGPVARGGLRWSDRREDFRTEVLGLVKAQMVKNAVIVPTGSKGGFYAKQLPDPSVDRDAWLAEGIGSYKVFISGLLDLTDNRVGGDIVPPPSVVRHDEDDSYLVVAADKGTATFSDIANGVAQSYGFWLDDAFASGGSAGYDHKAMGITARGAWESVKRHFREMGVDTQTQDFTAVGIGDMSGDVFGNGMLLSEHIRLVAAFDHRHIFVDPNPVAATSFPERQRLFDLPRSSWADYDSSLISTGGGIFDRSLKSIRVTPEMTEALGLPKGTTTMTPAELMKAILQSPVDLLWNGGIGTYVKAGSESSSDIGDRANDAIRVDGNALRCKVVGEGGNLGLSQLGRIEASLHGVRVNTDAIDNSAGVDTSDHEVNIKILLTDLVRGGDMTLKQRNTLLASMTDDVAHQVLRDNYEQNVLLGNARAQEHPMLPVHQRLIHWLEERGDLDRALEFLPSDSEIDRRFQDGLGLKSPEFSVLVAYAKLALKDDLLPTELPDDPWFQQTLTDYFPAALREQFAGELADHPLRREIITNSVVNSMVNRGGITFAFRAMEETGATPEQIARAFVVCREIFDLPSFVREIEALDNVVSTEVQSQLYLEFRRLIDRSIRWFLTSRPSRLDVAGEVARFGTVVREFAPKVPEMLKGAELKRLQRNTAKLEKLGVPDELALRSASLLDQFSLLDIVDIATDTGESPADIACLYFVLSEKFGVDAMLTRVTNLPRDDRWDALARGALRDDLYAVLESLVRSVMDASTAGGSPVSRYEEWAEANAESLTRATTALAGIERLDHPNIAALSVALRTLRSVIRSGAATS; encoded by the coding sequence ATGTCTGCGTCGCTGGAGCAGTCCCGTCAGCAACTCCTGCGCTCCGCTGCGGAGCGCGCCGAGCACGGCGGGGGTGAGGTCGAGGAGTTCCTCCGGGCCTACTACCGGCACGTCGCCACGGAGGACCTCCTCGCACGTGCCCCCGAGGACCTCCTCGGCGCGGCGCTGGCACACCGCGACCTCGCGCGGAGCCGCCCGGTCGGCACCGCCAAGGTCGACGTCTTCAACCCCGACGTCGCCGAGCAGGGCTGGGCCAGCGGGCACACGGTCGTCCAAGTGGTCACCGACGACATGCCCTTCCTCGTCGACTCCGTCACGGCCGAGCTCCAGCGCATGGAGCGCGCCGTCCACCTCGTCGTGCACCCGACGATGCTCGTGCGTCGTGACGCCACGGGCGAGCTCGAGCAGGTGGTCCTGGACGCGTCCGGTTCGGCAGATGTCGCCGACAGCAGCTCGTTCGGTGAGGTCCGCGAGTCGTGGATGCACCTCGAGATCGACCGCGACAGCAACAGCGACGACCTCCGCGCGATCGCCGAGGGGCTGCGCGGTGTGCTGGCCAACGTCCGCGAGGCCGTCGAGGACTGGCCGAAGATGAAGGAGACCTGCGCCGCGCTCGCGGTGGAGCTCGGCGAGAAGGCCCCGCACGGCATACCCGCTGCGGAGGTCGAGCAGGCGCGCGGCCTGCTCGAGTGGCTCGCCGGCAACCACTTCACCTTCCTCGGCTACCGCGAGTACGCGCTGGTGCGCGGACCTGAGGCCGACACGCTCCAGGCGGTCCAGGGCACCGGTCTCGGGCTGCTGCGCTACGACCCCACCGGTGAGGGCGTGCTGCTGTCCGAGCAGGCGCGCACGGTGGCGCGGGCGCCCGAGCTGCTCATCATCACCAAGGCCAACTCGCGGGCCACGGTGCACCGCAACACCTACCTCGACTACGTCAGCGTCAAGCAGTTCGACGACGACGGCGTCGTGACGGGGGAGAAGCGCTTCCTCGGGCTGTTCACCTCCAGCGCGTACACCGAGTCGGTGACGCGGGTGCCGGTGCTGCGCGACAAGGTGGCGGCGATCTTCGAGCGCACCGGGTTCCTGCCCGACTCGCACTCGGGCAAGGACCTGCTCGAGGTCCTGGAGAACTACCCGCGCGACGAGCTGTTCCAGGCCGACGAGGAGTCGCTCTACGACAACGCGACGGCTGTCCTGCACCTGCAGGAGCGTCGCAAGACCAAGCTGTTCCTGCGTCGTGACCGCTTCGGCCGGTTCGTCTCGGCGCTGGTGTACATCCCGCGCGACCGCTACAACACCGCGGTACGCCTGAAGATGGAATCCATTCTCCACCAAGCCTTTCCGGGCGCGACGGTCGACTACACGACCCGCGTCTCCGAGTCGGTCCTGGCCCGCCTGCACTTCGTCGTGCGGGTCCCCGCGGGTGAGTCGATCCCGGCCGTCGACGAGGCGGTCCTCGAGCGCCAGCTCGTCGACGCCACCCGCACGTGGGAGGAGGACCTGTCCGAGGCCGCCCGCGCCGAGCACGGCGAGGAGGCCGCGGCACGACTGTCCGGCCTCTACGGCCGCGCCTTCCCCGAGGCCTACAAGGAGGACTTCACCTCCCGTGTCGGCGTCGTCGACATCCGCCACATGGATGCCCTCGAGCGCGACGACGCGACCGGCCTCAACATGTACCAGGAGCCGGGCGCGCCTGCGGGGGAGCGTCGCTTCAAGCTGTACCGCCGCAGCCCGCTGTCGCTGACGCAGGTCCTGCCGATGTTCACGCACATGGGCGTCGAGGTCGTCGACGAGCGGCCGTACGAGGTGTCGCGCGGCGACGGCGTCGACCTGTGGGTCTACGACTTCGGGTTGCGCGTCAGGAACGACAAGGTGTGGTCCGGCGAGGGTGGCCGCGACCGGCTGCGCGAGCTGTTCCAGGACGCCGTGGGTGCGGTGTGGAACGGCCGGGCCGAGTCGGACGGGTTCAACGCGCTCGTCCTCGGGGCCGGGCTGACCTGGCGCCAGGTCGTCATCCTGCGCACGGTCGCGAAGTACCTGCGGCAGACCGGGTCGACCTTCTCCCAGGACTACGTCGAGTCGGCGCTGGTCCAGAACCTGCGGTTGGCCGGGCGCCTCGTCGCCCTGTTCGAGACGCGGTTCGACCCCAGCCGGTACGGCGCCGCCGACGGCAGCGCGAACGTCACCGAGGAGCGGGGTGCGGCCGAGGCCGCGCTGGTGGAGGAGATCACCACCGGCCTCGACGAGGTGAAGTCCCTCGACCACGACCGCATCATCCGCGCGTTCCTAGGGGTCATCCAGGCGACGCTGCGCACGAACTTCTACCAGCAGGACGAGACCGGGGCCGACAAGACCTACGTCTCGATCAAGCTCAACCCCAAGAAGGTGCCCGATCTGCCTGCGCCGCGGCCGCAGTTCGAGATCTTCGTCTACTCCCCACGCGTCGAGGGCGTGCACCTGCGGTTCGGTCCGGTGGCCCGTGGCGGGCTGCGCTGGTCCGACCGGCGCGAGGACTTCCGCACCGAGGTGCTCGGCCTGGTCAAGGCGCAGATGGTGAAGAACGCCGTCATCGTGCCCACCGGCTCCAAGGGCGGCTTCTACGCCAAGCAGCTGCCGGACCCGTCGGTCGACCGCGACGCCTGGCTGGCCGAGGGCATCGGCTCCTACAAGGTCTTCATCTCCGGCCTGCTCGACCTCACCGACAACCGCGTCGGCGGCGACATCGTCCCGCCCCCCTCGGTCGTCCGTCACGACGAGGACGACTCCTACCTCGTGGTCGCCGCGGACAAGGGCACCGCGACCTTCTCCGACATCGCCAACGGCGTGGCGCAGTCGTACGGCTTCTGGCTCGACGACGCCTTCGCCTCGGGTGGCTCGGCCGGCTACGACCACAAGGCCATGGGCATCACCGCCCGCGGCGCGTGGGAGTCGGTCAAGCGGCACTTCCGCGAGATGGGGGTCGACACCCAGACCCAGGACTTCACCGCGGTCGGCATCGGCGACATGAGCGGCGACGTCTTCGGCAACGGCATGCTGCTGTCCGAGCACATCCGTCTGGTGGCGGCGTTCGACCACCGCCACATCTTCGTCGACCCGAATCCCGTTGCGGCGACGAGCTTCCCGGAGCGCCAGCGGTTGTTCGACCTGCCGCGCTCGTCGTGGGCGGACTACGACTCCTCGCTCATCAGCACCGGCGGCGGCATCTTCGACCGCTCGCTCAAGTCCATCCGGGTCACCCCGGAGATGACCGAGGCGCTCGGTCTGCCCAAGGGCACGACGACGATGACGCCGGCCGAGCTGATGAAGGCGATCCTCCAGTCGCCGGTCGACCTGCTCTGGAACGGTGGCATCGGCACCTATGTCAAGGCCGGTTCCGAGTCGAGCTCCGACATCGGCGACCGCGCCAACGACGCCATCCGGGTCGACGGGAACGCCTTGCGCTGCAAGGTCGTCGGTGAGGGAGGCAACCTCGGTCTGTCGCAGCTCGGGCGCATCGAGGCGTCGCTGCACGGGGTCCGCGTCAACACCGACGCCATCGACAACAGCGCCGGCGTCGACACGTCCGACCACGAGGTCAACATCAAGATCCTGCTGACCGACCTGGTCCGCGGCGGCGACATGACGCTCAAGCAGCGCAACACCCTGCTGGCGTCGATGACCGACGACGTGGCCCACCAGGTGCTGCGCGACAACTACGAGCAGAACGTCCTGCTGGGCAACGCCCGCGCGCAGGAGCACCCCATGCTCCCCGTCCACCAGCGGCTGATCCACTGGCTCGAGGAGCGTGGCGACCTCGACCGGGCCCTGGAGTTCCTGCCGAGCGACAGCGAGATCGACCGGCGCTTCCAGGACGGCCTGGGCCTGAAGAGCCCCGAGTTCTCGGTGCTCGTGGCGTACGCCAAGCTCGCGCTCAAGGACGACCTGCTGCCCACCGAGCTGCCCGACGACCCGTGGTTCCAGCAGACCCTGACCGACTACTTCCCGGCGGCGCTGCGCGAGCAGTTCGCCGGCGAGCTGGCCGACCACCCGCTGCGCCGCGAGATCATCACCAACTCGGTGGTCAACTCGATGGTCAACCGTGGCGGCATCACCTTCGCCTTCCGCGCGATGGAGGAGACCGGCGCGACGCCGGAGCAGATCGCGCGGGCGTTCGTCGTCTGCCGCGAGATCTTCGACCTGCCGAGCTTCGTGCGTGAGATCGAGGCGCTCGACAACGTCGTCTCGACCGAGGTGCAGAGCCAGCTGTACCTCGAGTTCCGTCGCCTCATCGACCGCTCGATCCGCTGGTTCCTCACCTCGCGGCCCTCGCGCCTCGACGTCGCGGGCGAGGTGGCGCGTTTCGGCACCGTGGTGCGGGAGTTCGCGCCGAAGGTGCCCGAGATGCTCAAGGGTGCCGAGCTGAAGCGGTTGCAGCGCAACACCGCCAAGCTCGAGAAGCTCGGCGTCCCCGACGAGCTGGCGCTGCGGTCGGCCAGCCTGCTCGACCAGTTCTCGCTGCTCGACATCGTCGACATCGCGACCGACACGGGGGAGTCGCCGGCCGACATCGCCTGCCTCTACTTCGTGCTGTCCGAGAAGTTCGGCGTCGACGCGATGCTCACGCGGGTCACCAACCTGCCGCGTGACGACCGGTGGGACGCCCTCGCCCGTGGTGCCCTGCGCGACGACCTGTATGCCGTCCTCGAGAGCCTTGTGCGCTCGGTCATGGACGCGTCCACGGCAGGTGGCTCGCCGGTGTCGCGCTACGAGGAGTGGGCCGAGGCCAACGCCGAGTCCCTCACTCGCGCCACGACGGCACTGGCCGGCATCGAGCGGCTCGACCACCCGAACATCGCCGCGCTGTCCGTCGCCCTGCGCACCCTGCGCTCGGTGATCCGGTCGGGAGCAGCCACGTCGTGA
- a CDS encoding DUF6131 family protein, whose translation MIILGLILLIIGLVAKISILTTIGVILLVVGAVLVLLGRMGNGIGGRKHWY comes from the coding sequence GTGATCATCCTCGGACTGATCCTGCTGATCATCGGCCTCGTGGCCAAGATCTCCATCCTCACGACGATCGGCGTCATCCTGCTCGTCGTCGGTGCCGTCCTCGTCCTCCTCGGACGCATGGGCAACGGCATCGGTGGACGCAAGCACTGGTACTGA
- a CDS encoding 5-oxoprolinase subunit PxpA has product MRTIDLNADLGESFGRWRLGDDAAMLGVVTSANVACGFHAGDPTTLLEVCRAAAAAGVSVGAQVGYRDLAGFGRRFIDVSPDDLTADVVYQVGALDALARAAGTRVGYVKPHGALYNAIVAHEVQAAAVVEAIRLVDDTLPLVGLPGSVSLHLAAAAGLATVTEAFADRAYSPDSTLVARSEPGAVLHDADAVTARVVRLVVDGVVEAVDGSDLVVHADSVCVHGDTPGAVALATAVRRGLEDAGVRLRSFTQSR; this is encoded by the coding sequence GTGAGGACCATCGACCTCAACGCCGACCTCGGGGAGTCGTTCGGGCGCTGGCGCCTCGGTGACGACGCGGCGATGCTCGGTGTCGTCACGAGTGCGAACGTCGCCTGCGGGTTCCACGCCGGGGACCCCACGACGCTGCTCGAGGTGTGCCGGGCCGCCGCCGCCGCAGGGGTCTCGGTCGGCGCCCAGGTCGGCTACCGCGACCTGGCGGGATTCGGCCGACGGTTCATCGACGTGTCACCGGACGACCTCACCGCCGACGTCGTCTACCAGGTGGGGGCCCTCGACGCGCTCGCCCGGGCAGCGGGCACGCGGGTCGGCTACGTGAAGCCGCACGGCGCGCTCTACAACGCGATCGTGGCCCACGAGGTCCAGGCGGCCGCGGTGGTCGAGGCGATCCGCCTCGTCGACGACACCCTGCCCCTCGTCGGCCTCCCGGGATCGGTGTCGCTGCACCTCGCCGCCGCCGCAGGGCTGGCCACGGTCACCGAGGCCTTCGCTGACCGCGCCTACTCGCCCGACAGCACGCTGGTGGCACGCAGCGAGCCCGGTGCCGTCCTGCACGATGCGGATGCCGTCACGGCCCGCGTGGTCCGGCTCGTCGTCGACGGTGTCGTCGAGGCCGTGGACGGCAGCGACCTCGTCGTCCACGCCGACTCGGTCTGCGTCCACGGCGACACCCCCGGGGCGGTCGCGCTGGCCACTGCCGTCCGGCGGGGGCTGGAGGACGCCGGGGTGCGGCTGCGCTCCTTCACCCAGTCCCGCTGA
- a CDS encoding allophanate hydrolase subunit 1, which translates to MVEEPTGERIPGRQPTGRLLPYGERGLLVEVDDLHRALALFELLAAARERLAGLEDVVAGARSVLLVAASPGALTAVRAEAQRALAALGSGEVPTAFHSGGPAPEQVVEVPVHYDGDDLADVAELTGLTVTEVVAAHTGTPWRVGFAGFAPGFAYLVDGDPRLRVPRRATPRPRVPAGAVGLADEFSGVYPRSSPGGWQLLGHTDLALWDLRRDPPALLRPGLWVQFTDADGAS; encoded by the coding sequence ATGGTCGAGGAGCCGACGGGAGAGCGGATCCCGGGCCGGCAGCCGACGGGTCGACTGCTGCCCTACGGCGAACGGGGGCTTCTCGTCGAGGTGGACGACCTCCACCGCGCCCTGGCCCTGTTCGAGCTGCTGGCTGCCGCTCGAGAGCGCCTCGCCGGGCTCGAGGACGTGGTGGCCGGGGCACGGTCCGTGCTGCTCGTGGCTGCCTCACCCGGTGCACTGACCGCGGTCCGGGCCGAGGCGCAGCGAGCCCTTGCCGCACTCGGGTCGGGCGAGGTACCGACCGCGTTCCACAGCGGGGGTCCTGCTCCCGAGCAGGTCGTCGAGGTGCCCGTGCACTACGACGGGGACGACCTCGCAGACGTCGCCGAGCTCACCGGCCTCACCGTCACCGAGGTCGTCGCCGCCCACACCGGGACGCCGTGGCGCGTCGGGTTCGCCGGCTTCGCACCGGGTTTCGCCTACCTCGTCGACGGTGACCCGCGGTTGCGCGTCCCGCGGCGTGCCACTCCGCGGCCTCGTGTGCCGGCCGGGGCCGTTGGCCTTGCCGACGAGTTCAGCGGCGTCTACCCCCGCAGCTCCCCCGGCGGGTGGCAGCTGCTCGGCCACACCGACCTGGCCCTGTGGGACCTGCGCCGCGACCCTCCGGCCCTGCTGCGGCCCGGCCTCTGGGTGCAGTTCACCGACGCGGACGGTGCGTCGTGA
- a CDS encoding biotin-dependent carboxyltransferase family protein, protein MTTGEPAPYALLEVVEVGALSLVQDLGRPGLAALGVSPSGAADRAAHALGARLLAQDESLASLEVVGGLVVRALGSITAVVTGTHAPVTVDDRPTGTNAPFLLHAGQVLRIGRPSAGLRSYLGVRGGVAVAPNLGSRSHDTLSGIGPAPLEPGQQIPVGRPTGPAGGNLLVDVAPTRAPATGQVVLDARPGPRLDWLADVARLTTTAWTVGAASDRVGVRFEGPALDRVPGRASAEVPSEGVLRGAVQVPASGVPVVFLADHPVTGGYPVVAVLTGRACDLAAQLVPGQPVRLRLLGTP, encoded by the coding sequence GTGACCACCGGCGAGCCTGCGCCGTACGCCCTGCTCGAGGTCGTCGAGGTCGGCGCGCTGTCCCTCGTGCAGGACCTAGGCCGTCCCGGCCTGGCGGCACTGGGCGTGAGTCCGTCCGGGGCCGCCGACCGTGCCGCGCACGCCCTCGGCGCGCGGCTGCTGGCGCAGGATGAGTCCCTCGCCTCCCTGGAGGTCGTCGGTGGCCTCGTGGTTCGCGCGCTGGGGAGCATCACAGCAGTCGTCACGGGCACCCACGCCCCGGTCACCGTCGACGACCGGCCGACGGGCACCAACGCACCGTTCCTCCTCCACGCCGGGCAGGTCCTGCGGATCGGCCGTCCATCGGCCGGGCTCCGGTCCTACCTCGGCGTCCGGGGTGGCGTTGCCGTCGCACCGAATCTCGGATCCCGTTCCCACGACACGCTTTCGGGGATCGGACCCGCTCCGCTGGAGCCCGGACAGCAGATCCCCGTCGGTCGACCCACGGGACCGGCGGGCGGCAACCTCCTCGTCGACGTCGCCCCGACCAGGGCTCCTGCCACCGGGCAGGTCGTGCTCGACGCCAGGCCCGGTCCCCGGCTCGACTGGCTGGCCGACGTCGCCCGCCTCACCACGACGGCGTGGACGGTCGGAGCCGCCTCCGACCGGGTGGGGGTGCGGTTCGAGGGCCCGGCTCTCGACCGGGTCCCGGGTCGGGCCTCGGCGGAGGTGCCGAGCGAGGGAGTGCTGCGCGGCGCGGTCCAGGTCCCGGCGAGCGGCGTGCCCGTGGTGTTCCTCGCCGATCACCCGGTGACCGGCGGCTACCCCGTCGTCGCCGTCCTCACCGGACGCGCGTGCGACCTCGCCGCCCAGCTCGTGCCCGGTCAACCGGTGCGCCTGCGCCTGCTCGGCACACCCTGA
- a CDS encoding DUF2505 domain-containing protein, whose amino-acid sequence MKIATTMEYAATPEEVFAVLTDQAFQEAKCAATAAIKYTASVKESGGGAVITTERILPADDLPDFAKNMVGETLKVVETQTWGAASADGSRTGTVEMSVAGVPVALNGKLALAPGGPGSIEHLDAELKAKVPLIGGKIEKAAAKPIEEAIAIEASTVKEWLAR is encoded by the coding sequence ATGAAGATCGCCACGACGATGGAGTACGCCGCCACCCCCGAGGAGGTCTTCGCGGTCCTCACCGACCAGGCCTTCCAGGAGGCCAAGTGCGCGGCCACCGCGGCGATCAAGTACACCGCCTCGGTCAAGGAGTCCGGTGGCGGTGCGGTCATCACCACCGAGCGCATCCTGCCCGCGGACGACCTGCCCGACTTCGCCAAGAACATGGTCGGCGAGACCCTCAAGGTCGTCGAGACCCAGACCTGGGGCGCAGCCTCCGCCGACGGCAGCCGCACCGGCACCGTCGAGATGTCCGTCGCCGGTGTCCCCGTCGCCCTCAACGGCAAGCTCGCCCTCGCCCCCGGGGGTCCCGGCAGCATCGAGCACCTCGACGCCGAGCTCAAGGCCAAGGTGCCGCTCATCGGCGGCAAGATCGAGAAGGCCGCGGCCAAGCCGATCGAAGAAGCCATCGCCATCGAGGCGAGTACCGTCAAGGAGTGGCTCGCCCGCTGA
- the pruA gene encoding L-glutamate gamma-semialdehyde dehydrogenase encodes MDAVTQVPVPVNETVLDYAPGSPERAKLELALAELGSTSIDLPHTIAGQRVAGTGRKIEVRQPHARRKVLGTMRNATIGDAQSAVEAAKAAAPGWRELSFDDRAAILLKAAELLSGPWRAHLNAATMLGQSKTAVQAEIDAACELIDFWRINVHFARQILEQQPPLNSKGIWNRTDHRPLEGFVYAITPFNFTAIAGNLPTAPALMGNTVVWKPSPTQQFAAHLTMALLEEAGMPPGVINMVTGDGLNVSKVALADPDLAGIHFTGSTPTFQHLWQEVGANLPKYRSYPRLVGETGGKDFILAHPSADPDVLRTAMIRGAFEFQGQKCSAASRAYVPRSLWKKIKADLVSITEGLTQGDVTDLSNFMGAVIDDRAFGKHKDAIDRAHAKAGVDVVAGGTYDDSEGWFVRPTVLEIDDPTDESFRTEYFGPILSVHVYPDRQYDKVLDQMESFAPFGLTGSIIAQDRMAITDATKRLRFAAGNFYVNDKPTGAVVGQQPFGGGRASGTNDKAGAAQNLLRWTSARSIKETFDPPKSHAYPHMG; translated from the coding sequence ATGGATGCCGTCACCCAGGTGCCCGTCCCCGTCAACGAGACCGTCCTCGACTACGCGCCCGGCAGCCCCGAGCGCGCGAAGCTCGAGCTCGCCCTCGCCGAGCTGGGCAGCACCAGCATCGACCTCCCGCACACCATCGCGGGCCAGCGGGTCGCCGGCACCGGCCGCAAGATCGAGGTGCGCCAGCCGCACGCGCGCCGCAAGGTCCTCGGCACCATGCGCAACGCCACCATCGGCGACGCCCAGTCGGCCGTCGAGGCTGCCAAGGCCGCGGCCCCGGGTTGGCGAGAGCTGTCCTTCGACGACCGGGCAGCGATCCTGCTCAAGGCCGCCGAGCTGCTCTCCGGACCGTGGCGGGCCCACCTCAACGCCGCGACGATGCTCGGCCAGTCCAAGACGGCCGTCCAGGCCGAGATCGACGCCGCGTGCGAGCTGATCGACTTCTGGCGCATCAACGTGCACTTCGCCCGCCAGATCCTCGAGCAGCAGCCGCCGCTCAACTCCAAGGGCATCTGGAACCGCACCGACCACCGCCCGCTCGAGGGCTTCGTCTACGCGATCACGCCGTTCAACTTCACCGCGATCGCCGGCAACCTCCCGACGGCCCCGGCGCTCATGGGCAACACCGTCGTCTGGAAGCCGAGCCCCACGCAGCAGTTCGCCGCGCACCTCACCATGGCGCTGCTCGAGGAGGCCGGCATGCCCCCTGGCGTCATCAACATGGTGACCGGTGACGGCCTCAACGTCTCCAAAGTCGCGCTGGCCGACCCCGACCTCGCGGGCATCCACTTCACCGGCTCGACCCCGACCTTCCAGCACCTGTGGCAGGAGGTCGGTGCCAACCTGCCGAAGTACCGCTCCTACCCGCGCCTGGTCGGCGAGACCGGTGGCAAGGACTTCATCCTCGCCCACCCGTCGGCCGACCCGGACGTGTTGCGCACGGCCATGATCCGCGGCGCGTTCGAGTTCCAGGGCCAGAAGTGCTCGGCCGCCTCGCGCGCCTACGTGCCGCGCTCGCTGTGGAAGAAGATCAAGGCCGACCTGGTCTCGATCACCGAGGGCCTGACCCAGGGCGACGTCACCGACCTGTCCAACTTCATGGGCGCGGTCATCGACGACCGCGCCTTCGGCAAGCACAAGGACGCGATCGACCGCGCCCACGCCAAGGCGGGGGTGGACGTCGTCGCCGGTGGCACCTACGACGACAGCGAGGGCTGGTTCGTCCGCCCGACCGTCCTCGAGATCGACGACCCGACCGACGAGTCGTTCCGCACCGAGTACTTCGGCCCGATACTGTCGGTCCACGTCTACCCGGACCGCCAGTACGACAAGGTCCTCGACCAGATGGAGTCGTTCGCGCCGTTCGGCCTCACCGGCTCGATCATCGCCCAGGACCGCATGGCCATCACCGACGCGACGAAGCGCCTGCGGTTCGCCGCCGGCAACTTCTACGTCAACGACAAGCCGACCGGTGCCGTCGTGGGCCAGCAGCCGTTCGGTGGTGGCCGCGCCTCGGGCACCAACGACAAGGCGGGCGCGGCGCAGAACCTCCTGCGCTGGACCAGCGCCCGCTCGATCAAGGAGACGTTCGACCCGCCGAAGTCGCACGCGTACCCGCACATGGGGTGA
- a CDS encoding alpha/beta hydrolase yields MPSSAHHADLALRWSGPVDPRTPTVVLLHGLGDSADCWPDAVRRWSPTYRVLGVDALGHGRSPRFTPQQLSSTDPVEAMYAAAERTLASVVAAHGAPVVVVGHSMGGGLAGALAARRPDLVSAAVLEDPAWRDSELRVQPRQVVRERIAECRAVADDPSGQLERGRADNPTWPESEFAPWVESKAQVDLDFLGLGIANLLEPWDEIVGAIRVPTLVLLAERGGPVTPEVRERAARIGNPQVDIRVVPDSGHCIRRDVPDAYHALVDPFLAKYA; encoded by the coding sequence ATGCCGAGCAGCGCTCACCACGCAGACCTGGCCCTCCGCTGGTCCGGACCCGTCGATCCCCGGACTCCCACGGTCGTGCTCCTGCACGGCCTCGGGGACTCGGCCGACTGCTGGCCCGACGCCGTCCGCCGCTGGTCCCCGACCTACCGGGTGCTGGGCGTCGACGCGCTGGGGCACGGTCGCTCACCGCGGTTCACGCCGCAGCAGCTCTCGTCGACGGACCCCGTTGAGGCGATGTATGCCGCCGCGGAGCGGACCCTCGCGTCCGTCGTCGCCGCCCATGGCGCACCGGTCGTCGTCGTGGGTCACTCCATGGGCGGCGGCCTCGCCGGGGCGCTCGCAGCGCGACGTCCTGACCTCGTGTCGGCAGCGGTGCTCGAAGACCCTGCGTGGCGTGACTCGGAGCTGCGCGTGCAGCCCCGTCAGGTTGTGCGTGAGCGGATCGCGGAGTGCCGGGCCGTCGCCGACGACCCTTCCGGTCAGCTCGAGAGGGGCAGGGCCGACAACCCGACCTGGCCCGAGTCCGAGTTCGCTCCCTGGGTGGAGTCCAAGGCGCAGGTGGACCTCGACTTCCTGGGCCTGGGCATCGCCAACCTGCTGGAGCCCTGGGACGAGATCGTCGGAGCCATCCGCGTGCCGACGCTCGTCCTGCTGGCCGAGCGCGGAGGTCCCGTGACTCCCGAGGTCCGCGAGAGGGCGGCACGGATCGGCAACCCGCAGGTGGACATCCGGGTGGTGCCGGACTCAGGCCACTGCATCCGCCGCGACGTGCCCGACGCCTACCACGCCCTCGTCGACCCCTTCCTCGCAAAGTACGCCTGA
- a CDS encoding DUF6912 family protein: protein MTQTRIYVPLDADGVRRLAADRAVGDVPVAAFAVTERLERMLPSGDEEEWEYAALTEAFDVADEQRGARDAKRVVLAADVDPTWVMSRAGDQLSAVQVSEPLPLSRVVSFHVDETAGDDGMEDLLWYDVTELDEVLRLL, encoded by the coding sequence ATGACCCAGACCCGGATCTACGTGCCCCTGGACGCCGACGGCGTCCGCCGACTTGCTGCCGACCGTGCGGTGGGCGACGTCCCCGTCGCGGCGTTCGCGGTCACCGAGCGGCTCGAGCGCATGCTCCCGTCGGGCGACGAGGAGGAGTGGGAGTATGCCGCGCTGACCGAGGCCTTCGACGTGGCCGACGAGCAGCGGGGCGCGCGTGACGCCAAGCGCGTCGTCCTCGCCGCGGACGTCGACCCGACGTGGGTGATGTCGCGGGCCGGGGACCAGCTGTCCGCCGTGCAGGTGTCGGAGCCGCTCCCGCTGTCACGGGTCGTGTCGTTCCACGTCGACGAGACGGCCGGCGACGACGGCATGGAGGACCTGCTCTGGTACGACGTCACCGAGCTCGACGAGGTGCTGCGCCTCCTCTGA